The following coding sequences lie in one Mycobacterium sp. Z3061 genomic window:
- a CDS encoding GAF and ANTAR domain-containing protein codes for MGECAAQAIPGVDAVGVTLAHPSEARSRIRVWAVTADFVRHIDSVQYDVHDEGPGITSLRTGRPCVSGAIHHDRRWPRFGPAAAHLGVQSALSVPLMIGEEAIGAICAYATNPDAFAEHAMMLGTRFAGPAAVAVHNARLLLEAQHQADQLQRRLTYRSTIDQAVGIIRGRSGASAEDALGRLVNLSRSTNTKLNVTAERLIDDSVRHATAHRDP; via the coding sequence GTGGGCGAGTGTGCGGCACAAGCGATTCCGGGTGTCGATGCCGTCGGTGTGACGCTGGCCCACCCGTCTGAGGCGCGATCTCGCATACGCGTTTGGGCAGTGACGGCCGACTTCGTCCGCCACATCGACAGCGTTCAGTACGACGTGCACGACGAGGGTCCGGGCATCACCTCATTGCGTACCGGGCGGCCGTGTGTCAGCGGGGCGATCCATCACGACAGACGTTGGCCGCGCTTCGGGCCGGCGGCTGCCCACTTGGGCGTGCAGTCTGCACTGTCTGTGCCGTTGATGATTGGAGAGGAAGCAATTGGTGCCATCTGCGCCTACGCAACGAACCCCGATGCTTTCGCCGAGCACGCCATGATGCTGGGCACACGATTCGCGGGACCTGCGGCGGTTGCAGTCCACAACGCACGATTGCTGCTGGAGGCACAGCATCAGGCCGACCAGCTGCAGCGCAGGTTGACATACAGATCGACCATCGACCAGGCGGTCGGAATCATCCGCGGAAGGTCCGGAGCCAGCGCCGAGGACGCATTGGGACGGTTAGTCAACCTCAGCCGGTCCACGAACACCAAACTGAACGTCACCGCCGAGCGACTCATCGACGACTCGGTGCGACACGCCACCGCCCACCGCGACCCGTGA
- a CDS encoding ferritin-like domain-containing protein — translation MTHPEAARLIAQLRILHQLTNTEIQVAQTRLMQARDDSVRQELMTNAANAQERAQLIAAALRELGGVPDVITPALGRVTALAKALVEQGQPLAGALFSDLALEHQLIERACYLEALADADGQTDTRLLAQRLQTAHQETVDWINSVLAQEAAGEPTAVRPTPVQMAIGRLTRVVYSPARWAAARINEAAEALSRTRSHVETVTDATVDSLSAGRDAGLDKAEHIASRKGARTTATTLHRARAAAGGLNEDELAVANYDELTVGEVTAEVQQLTDAAALTNLLRYEQNNKDRTGATSAIENQLAAQAGNSN, via the coding sequence GTGACCCACCCCGAAGCCGCCAGGCTGATCGCCCAACTTCGCATACTGCATCAACTCACCAACACCGAAATTCAGGTCGCGCAAACCCGGCTGATGCAGGCCCGCGACGACAGCGTGCGCCAAGAACTCATGACAAATGCGGCTAATGCGCAAGAACGCGCACAGCTGATCGCAGCGGCATTACGGGAACTCGGCGGTGTGCCCGACGTGATCACCCCCGCACTGGGGCGCGTCACCGCTTTGGCCAAGGCCTTAGTCGAGCAAGGCCAACCCCTAGCTGGCGCACTGTTCAGTGATCTAGCCCTTGAGCACCAGCTGATCGAGCGTGCATGTTATCTCGAGGCCCTTGCTGACGCGGATGGGCAGACGGACACCCGTCTGCTGGCCCAACGCCTGCAGACCGCGCATCAAGAAACCGTCGACTGGATCAACTCGGTACTCGCCCAGGAAGCCGCGGGAGAACCCACTGCGGTGCGACCTACGCCCGTACAGATGGCGATTGGTCGACTGACGAGGGTCGTCTATTCCCCGGCACGGTGGGCTGCAGCGCGGATCAACGAAGCCGCCGAGGCACTCTCTCGCACCCGCTCGCATGTCGAAACCGTCACCGACGCCACCGTCGATTCCCTCTCCGCCGGCCGCGACGCCGGACTCGACAAAGCCGAACATATCGCGTCTCGAAAAGGTGCACGCACCACTGCGACTACCCTGCACCGAGCCCGAGCTGCGGCAGGCGGTCTCAACGAGGACGAGCTGGCCGTCGCCAACTACGACGAACTCACCGTCGGCGAGGTCACCGCTGAGGTCCAGCAACTTACCGACGCGGCCGCTTTGACCAACCTGCTGCGCTACGAGCAGAACAACAAGGACCGCACCGGCGCGACCAGCGCCATTGAGAACCAACTCGCGGCGCAGGCGGGCAACAGCAACTAG
- a CDS encoding GAF and ANTAR domain-containing protein, with the protein MVGALSIDELIAKLADFTRHAVPGADGAGVAVINANAKSARIQANAVTAAFVQSIHALQYEVHHEGPTIASMQTRRPAVSGSLSTDDRWPRFGGAVARQGVHSALALPLMVHDQVIGIIDTYAFSYDAFADHAVELGARFAATAAVSLFNAQLLTDAGQRAEHLQRAMVSRSVIDQAIGIVRGQSGDSAEDAFGRLVRISQSTNTKLNIIAAQVVTESVRRGRVRHELDRLPPSGD; encoded by the coding sequence GTGGTCGGCGCCCTGAGCATCGACGAGTTGATCGCGAAGCTGGCTGATTTCACCAGACATGCGGTTCCGGGCGCCGATGGCGCAGGCGTGGCGGTGATAAATGCCAATGCCAAGTCAGCGCGCATCCAAGCCAATGCGGTAACTGCCGCATTCGTGCAGAGCATTCATGCACTGCAGTACGAGGTCCACCACGAAGGACCGACCATCGCCTCGATGCAGACGAGGCGGCCCGCCGTGAGTGGGTCGCTCAGTACTGACGACCGGTGGCCGCGCTTTGGCGGCGCCGTCGCCCGCCAAGGCGTTCACTCCGCCCTTGCACTGCCGCTCATGGTTCACGACCAGGTGATCGGAATCATCGACACCTACGCGTTCAGCTACGACGCCTTCGCGGACCACGCCGTGGAACTGGGCGCCCGGTTTGCCGCGACGGCGGCGGTGTCGCTGTTCAATGCCCAGTTGTTAACGGACGCTGGGCAGCGGGCCGAGCATTTGCAGCGCGCCATGGTCAGCCGGTCGGTCATCGACCAGGCCATCGGCATCGTTCGCGGCCAGTCCGGAGACAGCGCCGAGGATGCCTTCGGCCGACTGGTCCGCATCAGTCAATCCACCAATACGAAGCTAAACATCATCGCCGCGCAAGTGGTGACGGAGTCGGTACGCCGCGGCCGAGTCCGCCATGAGCTGGACCGTTTACCGCCGTCGGGCGACTGA
- a CDS encoding YafY family protein, protein MATSKVERLVNLVIALLATRGYITADKIRSSVAGYADSPSAEAFSRMFERDKNELRDLGIPLEVGKVSNLNPAEGYRINRDAYALPPVDLTREEAAAVAVATQLWKSPELITATQGALLKLRAAGVDVDPVDTGASVSIASPTGVPGLRESEEVLGILLSAINSRQAVQFPHRPSRSAPYATRTVEPWGVITDKGRWYLVGHDRDRDATRTFRLSRIGADVAPIGEPGAVTVPDDVDLHQVVADAVAEGPTGALATVWVAEGRATALRRAGRSTGPRQLAGRDGEVLELDIGFNDRLAREIAAYGADAIVLEPASLREDVLTRLRGAAGERS, encoded by the coding sequence GTGGCGACCTCGAAAGTCGAACGACTGGTCAATCTCGTCATCGCCCTGCTGGCCACCCGTGGCTACATCACCGCCGACAAGATCAGGTCAAGCGTCGCGGGATACGCCGACAGCCCGTCGGCGGAGGCGTTTTCGAGGATGTTCGAACGCGACAAGAACGAGTTGCGTGACCTGGGCATCCCGCTGGAAGTCGGCAAGGTCTCCAACCTGAATCCCGCCGAGGGCTACCGCATCAACCGCGACGCCTACGCGCTGCCGCCCGTCGACCTAACTCGGGAGGAGGCGGCCGCGGTCGCGGTAGCCACCCAATTGTGGAAGTCGCCCGAGTTGATCACGGCCACCCAGGGGGCGCTGCTCAAGCTGCGTGCGGCCGGCGTGGATGTCGACCCCGTCGATACCGGGGCGTCGGTGTCGATCGCGTCGCCGACCGGCGTGCCGGGGTTGCGCGAATCCGAAGAGGTCCTCGGAATCCTGTTGTCCGCCATCAATTCTCGGCAGGCCGTACAGTTCCCGCATCGGCCGTCGCGCTCGGCGCCCTACGCCACGCGCACCGTCGAACCATGGGGCGTCATCACCGACAAGGGACGCTGGTACCTGGTTGGCCATGACCGCGACCGCGACGCCACCCGGACCTTCCGGCTCTCCCGCATCGGCGCCGACGTCGCCCCGATCGGCGAACCCGGCGCGGTCACCGTCCCTGACGACGTCGACTTGCATCAGGTCGTCGCCGACGCGGTCGCCGAGGGGCCGACCGGAGCGCTGGCCACGGTGTGGGTTGCCGAGGGTCGTGCCACAGCACTACGCCGCGCGGGACGATCCACCGGGCCCCGGCAGTTGGCCGGCCGCGACGGCGAGGTGCTCGAACTGGACATCGGATTCAACGACCGGCTGGCTCGCGAGATCGCGGCCTACGGAGCCGACGCGATCGTGCTGGAGCCGGCGTCGTTGCGTGAGGACGTGCTGACCAGGCTGCGGGGAGCGGCAGGGGAGCGCTCATGA
- a CDS encoding CsbD family protein yields MGIIDKVKNAAEDAAGKTKEQIGKLTGNKDTEGEGKKDQAKSNVKKAGENVKDVFK; encoded by the coding sequence ATGGGAATCATCGATAAAGTCAAGAATGCCGCTGAGGACGCCGCCGGCAAGACCAAAGAGCAGATCGGAAAGCTCACTGGCAACAAGGACACCGAGGGCGAAGGCAAGAAGGACCAAGCCAAGTCCAACGTGAAGAAGGCCGGCGAGAACGTCAAGGACGTCTTCAAGTAG
- a CDS encoding GAF and ANTAR domain-containing protein encodes MTIYDQLLAAVGGERRLEAADRLCRACVTLLEVDAAAISLVFDGANAGTLGSSGPQARIYDELQFTLGEGPCLESVKIRAPVLVFDLADPKDARWPAYGSAMLAHQIRGVFAIPVLVAGECVGALDIFCAAPGPLRSGQSAGAVAAADLAAMPVLDLMHADLQAAVDDPNSNVWAELNMLSRVEVSQATGMVMAQLDVDAAEALVRLRAHAFANGRSAIDVARDILNRRLRLEKG; translated from the coding sequence GTGACGATCTATGACCAGCTGCTCGCGGCCGTTGGCGGCGAACGCAGGTTGGAGGCTGCCGACCGTCTTTGCCGCGCCTGCGTGACGCTACTCGAGGTCGATGCCGCGGCGATCTCGTTGGTCTTCGACGGGGCCAACGCCGGAACGTTGGGATCAAGCGGACCACAAGCACGCATTTATGACGAGCTCCAATTCACCCTGGGAGAAGGGCCCTGCTTGGAGTCGGTGAAAATTCGGGCTCCGGTCCTGGTTTTCGACCTCGCCGACCCGAAAGATGCCCGATGGCCTGCTTACGGGTCCGCCATGCTGGCGCACCAGATCCGCGGTGTGTTCGCGATCCCGGTGCTGGTGGCTGGCGAATGTGTCGGAGCGCTCGACATCTTCTGCGCAGCGCCGGGCCCATTGCGCAGCGGGCAGTCAGCCGGTGCTGTCGCGGCTGCGGATCTGGCCGCCATGCCGGTACTTGATCTCATGCACGCAGACCTGCAAGCCGCGGTTGACGATCCCAACAGCAATGTGTGGGCTGAACTGAATATGCTCTCTCGCGTTGAGGTCAGCCAGGCTACCGGGATGGTGATGGCACAGCTGGACGTCGACGCAGCAGAGGCGCTCGTCCGGCTGCGGGCGCACGCATTTGCCAACGGACGCAGCGCCATCGATGTGGCGCGCGACATCTTGAACCGTCGTCTGCGACTGGAGAAGGGTTGA
- the pafA gene encoding Pup--protein ligase has translation MQRRIMGIETEFGVTCTFHGHRRLSPDEVARYLFRRVVSWGRSSNVFLRNGARLYLDVGSHPEYATAECDSLVQLVTHDRAGEWVLEDLLIDAEQRLADEGIGGDIYLFKNNTDSAGNSYGCHENYLIVRAGEFSRISDVLLPFLVTRQLICGAGKVLQTPKAATFCLSQRAEHIWEGVSSATTRSRPIINTRDEPHADAEKYRRLHVIVGDSNMCETTTMLKVGTAALVLEMIEAGVAFRDFSLDNPIRAIREVSHDTTGRRPVRLAGGRQASALDIQREYYSRAVEHLQTREPNAQIEQVVDLWGRQLDAVESQDFAKVDTEIDWVIKRKLFQRYQDRYNMELSDAKIAQLDLAYHDIKRGRGVFDLLQRKGLAARVTTDEEIADAVDRPPQTTRARLRGEFISAAQAAGRDFTVDWVHLKLNDQAQRTVLCKDPFRAVDERVKRLIASM, from the coding sequence CCTTTTCCGGCGGGTGGTGTCGTGGGGTCGCAGCTCAAATGTTTTCCTGCGGAATGGCGCACGCTTGTATCTCGACGTGGGCAGCCACCCCGAGTACGCGACCGCCGAATGCGACAGCCTGGTCCAGCTGGTCACCCATGACCGCGCCGGGGAGTGGGTCCTCGAAGATCTGCTGATCGACGCCGAGCAGCGCCTCGCCGATGAGGGCATCGGCGGCGACATCTACCTGTTCAAGAACAACACCGACTCGGCGGGCAACTCCTACGGCTGCCACGAGAACTATCTGATCGTGCGGGCCGGCGAGTTCTCCCGCATCTCCGATGTGCTGCTGCCGTTCCTGGTCACCCGTCAGCTCATCTGCGGGGCAGGCAAGGTGTTGCAGACTCCCAAGGCCGCCACCTTCTGTTTGTCGCAACGCGCCGAACACATCTGGGAAGGCGTCTCGAGCGCGACCACCCGCAGCCGGCCGATCATCAACACCCGTGACGAGCCGCACGCCGACGCCGAGAAGTACCGACGTTTGCACGTCATCGTCGGCGACTCCAACATGTGCGAAACCACCACCATGCTCAAGGTGGGCACGGCGGCGCTGGTGCTCGAGATGATCGAAGCCGGGGTCGCATTCCGCGACTTCTCCCTGGACAACCCGATCCGCGCTATCCGCGAGGTCAGCCACGACACCACCGGTCGCAGGCCGGTCCGCCTGGCCGGCGGTCGTCAGGCCAGCGCCCTGGACATCCAGCGCGAGTACTACAGCCGCGCCGTCGAGCATCTGCAGACCCGCGAACCCAACGCGCAGATCGAGCAGGTGGTCGACCTGTGGGGCCGCCAGCTCGACGCCGTCGAGAGCCAGGATTTCGCGAAGGTGGACACCGAGATCGACTGGGTGATCAAGCGCAAGCTGTTCCAGCGTTATCAGGACCGATACAACATGGAGCTGTCGGACGCCAAGATCGCTCAGTTGGACCTCGCGTACCACGACATCAAGCGGGGCCGCGGCGTGTTCGACCTGCTGCAGCGCAAGGGGCTGGCGGCCCGGGTGACCACCGACGAGGAAATCGCCGACGCCGTCGACCGTCCGCCGCAGACCACCCGTGCCAGGTTGCGTGGCGAGTTCATCAGCGCCGCGCAGGCTGCCGGGCGCGACTTCACCGTCGACTGGGTGCACCTCAAGCTCAACGACCAGGCGCAACGCACCGTGCTGTGCAAGGACCCGTTCCGGGCCGTCGACGAGCGGGTCAAGCGACTGATCGCGAGCATGTAG